The Streptomyces sp. NBC_00236 DNA window CTATGTGGTGGCCGTCAGCGAGCTGGCCGGGGTGATGCACCGCCGGTTCGCGTCCGCCGATCCGCGTCATGTGGCCGAGCTGCGCTCGACGCTGGAGTCGTCGGCGGCGCGCCTGGCCGCCGCCCGCCGCACCGAGCGGGACCTGAAGCAGCTGGACACGCTCATGCGGCGCCGGGAGGAGACCTGGGCGGCGGGGGACGCCGAGGCGTTCGTGGCGGCGGACGCGACGCTGCATCTGGCCGTGGTCGCCGCCTCGCACAACGAGGTGCTGACCGGGCTCTACGCCGACCTGGGCGATCTGCTGAAGGACTACCTACGGGTCGACATCGGTCACGAGC harbors:
- a CDS encoding FadR/GntR family transcriptional regulator, giving the protein MALTSPRRSALADQVIAQLRNQITSGEWPVGSRIPTEPELVEQLGVARNTVREAVRALAHNGLLDIRQGSGTYVVAVSELAGVMHRRFASADPRHVAELRSTLESSAARLAAARRTERDLKQLDTLMRRREETWAAGDAEAFVAADATLHLAVVAASHNEVLTGLYADLGDLLKDYLRVDIGHELRPENHMDHSRLVEAIRAGDAETAAAEAASHALSCLVERA